In Mesorhizobium sp. J428, the genomic window CTGTGCGGATGCAAAGCACTGCCGCCGAACGTTCCCGTGTCGCCTGGGTCGACATCGCCAAGGGCATCTGCATCATCATGGTGGTGATGGTGCACGCGACGCTCGGCGTCGAACTCGCCCTCGGCGAGAAGGGCTGGATGCACTACGCGGTCGCATGGGCTCGGCCGTTCCGCATGCCCGACTTCTTCCTGATCTCCGGCCTGTTCCTTGGCCTGGTCATCGACCGGCCGTGGCTGCGCTATCTCGACCGCAAGGTGGTGCACTTCGCCTATTTCTACGTGCTGTGGCTGACGATCCAGTTCGCCTTCAAGGCGCCGGGCATGGCGATGGAGGAGGGCGCGGCCGCCGCGGCCTGGAACTATCTGCTGGCCTTCGTCCAGCCCTTCGGCACGCTGTGGTTCGTCTACCTGCTGCCGATCTTCTTCGTCTTCACCCGGCTGGTGAAGAGCGTTCCGGTCTGGATCGTGCTCGCCTGGGCGGCACTGCTGGAGATCCTGCCGGTCGCCACCGGATCGGTGGTGTTCGACGAGTTCTGCGCCCGCTTCGTCTATTTCTATGCAGGCTATGCGCTGGCCGCCAACGTGTTCCGCATCGCCGACTGGTTCAGGGACAATCCCGGCAGGACGCTGGCGCTGCTGGCGCTGTGGGCGCCGGTGAACGCCTGGTTCGTCTTCACGCCCGCATCGGCGGCCCTCGCGCCCTACCTGCAACCCGACCTCGGCAACACAGGCGCGCAGGGCGGTCTGGCGGAACTGCCTATCTTGTCGCTGCTTCTGGGTTCGGCCGGCCTGCTGGCCGTGGTCGCGGTCTCGACGCTGCTCTCCGGCCGGCGCTGGACCAAATGGCTGCGCTGGCTGGGCGAGCACTCGATCGTCGTCTACCTCGCCTTCTTCCTGCCGATGGCGGTGACGCGCGTCGTGCTGATCAGGACCGGCATCATCCCTGACGTCGGCACGATGTCCGTTCTGGTGATGATCGTGGCGGTGGCGGGACCGGCGGTGCTCTACGGCCTGGTGCAGTGGACCGGCTGGGGCAGGTTCCTGTTCGAGCGGCCGGACTGGGCGCATATCGACACGCCCGCCAAGGTGCGCAGCGCCGCGTGAGGCGGTTCAGGGCCGCGGCGCGAGCGTTGCCTCGATGGTGCTGACCATTCTGTCCACCGCGACCGCCAGCTCGCCGCCATTGTCGATCCGCACGATGTCGTCGCCGGCGAGGCTGATGCCGGGGTCGCGCGCCACCCGCGCGGCGATCGCCTCGCCGCTCTCGCGCCCGCGCCGGGCGATGCGTTCGGCGAGGATGGCGGGGTCGGCGAAGATATGCACCGCCACGACGGTGCGGTAGCGCTGGCGCAGGAGCGGCAGCACCGCGCGCGAGACATTGGCGATTGCGGCGCGGCCATGCCGCACCGCATCGTCCACCTCGGCCGGCAGGCCGTAGCTCAGCCCGTGCGCCGTCCAGCAGAGCGCGAAGGCACCCGCCGCATCGGCCGCGGCGAAGGCTTCGCGGCTCATCGTGTCGTGGTCCTCCGCTGCGCCGTCGGCCGGGCGCGTAACGATGCGGCGGACGAAGAAGGTGCGGTCAGGATCGACGCGGCGGCGCGCCTCGCCGATCAGCGTGTCCTTGCCCGAACCGCTCGGCCCCATGACGGCGATGAAGGCACCGGGCCCGATCGGTCCGGGCCACAGGCTGGGCCTCGACGCGATCGGGGACGCGCTCACGCGAAGCGCCGCTCGCGGCCGGCGCCGACCGGGTGCGACGACCAGACGATGAACGGCCCGCCGGAATCCGGCTCGACGAAGACAGCAAGCGTGTCGACGCTGAGCGGCGCGCCGATGACGTCGCCGAAATGCGCCTCGATCGCCTCGCGCACCCGCGGCACGTCCGACCCGCCGACCCGGCCGGTGAGCGTCATGTGGAAGCGGAAGCAGTCGAGCACATAGGGGTAGCCCCAGCGCTGCAGGTGGTTCAGCTCGCGCGGCGACAGCGCGTCCGGGTTGCGCCGGGCGAGGTCGGTTTCCGACAGCGGCGCGCGGAAGCGGTCGAACTGCTGCACGATGTCGGTCGCGAAGCTCTCCAACGGCAGGCTCCGCTCAGCGGGCACCAGCGCAAAGAAGCCGTCGATCTGC contains:
- a CDS encoding acyltransferase family protein; the protein is MQSTAAERSRVAWVDIAKGICIIMVVMVHATLGVELALGEKGWMHYAVAWARPFRMPDFFLISGLFLGLVIDRPWLRYLDRKVVHFAYFYVLWLTIQFAFKAPGMAMEEGAAAAAWNYLLAFVQPFGTLWFVYLLPIFFVFTRLVKSVPVWIVLAWAALLEILPVATGSVVFDEFCARFVYFYAGYALAANVFRIADWFRDNPGRTLALLALWAPVNAWFVFTPASAALAPYLQPDLGNTGAQGGLAELPILSLLLGSAGLLAVVAVSTLLSGRRWTKWLRWLGEHSIVVYLAFFLPMAVTRVVLIRTGIIPDVGTMSVLVMIVAVAGPAVLYGLVQWTGWGRFLFERPDWAHIDTPAKVRSAA
- the phnN gene encoding phosphonate metabolism protein/1,5-bisphosphokinase (PRPP-forming) PhnN, which translates into the protein MSASPIASRPSLWPGPIGPGAFIAVMGPSGSGKDTLIGEARRRVDPDRTFFVRRIVTRPADGAAEDHDTMSREAFAAADAAGAFALCWTAHGLSYGLPAEVDDAVRHGRAAIANVSRAVLPLLRQRYRTVVAVHIFADPAILAERIARRGRESGEAIAARVARDPGISLAGDDIVRIDNGGELAVAVDRMVSTIEATLAPRP
- a CDS encoding DUF1045 domain-containing protein, which encodes MRYAIYYSPPEQSELAVKAATWLGRDAFTGEKSAPIASGPLSAGEVAYHTASARRYGFHATLKAPFRLAPGESEPALAAAVDAFAAAATPPLISRLALKQIDGFFALVPAERSLPLESFATDIVQQFDRFRAPLSETDLARRNPDALSPRELNHLQRWGYPYVLDCFRFHMTLTGRVGGSDVPRVREAIEAHFGDVIGAPLSVDTLAVFVEPDSGGPFIVWSSHPVGAGRERRFA